In Corynebacterium matruchotii, a single genomic region encodes these proteins:
- a CDS encoding DUF5360 family protein produces MCIRKALLVGTDLGLLGYWTLSLIGVITVGAHDATLHTWNWSFVPLDLAAIILGLAWSFTPQRHQLSQPLQITALAFTHAAGLMAISFFAQQPAEWGISWWLVNLWLMLLPIGLATHQFLCLRPAGEQK; encoded by the coding sequence ATGTGTATTCGCAAAGCATTACTTGTCGGCACCGACCTGGGCCTTTTAGGCTATTGGACGCTCTCACTCATCGGGGTCATCACCGTGGGGGCTCACGACGCTACGCTTCACACCTGGAATTGGTCGTTTGTTCCCCTGGATCTCGCGGCGATCATTCTGGGGTTGGCCTGGTCTTTCACCCCACAACGCCACCAGTTGAGCCAACCACTCCAGATCACCGCCCTGGCGTTTACGCACGCGGCCGGGCTCATGGCCATTAGCTTCTTCGCCCAACAGCCGGCCGAGTGGGGCATCTCATGGTGGCTGGTCAATCTGTGGCTCATGCTTTTACCCATAGGCCTGGCTACGCACCAATTCCTATGCCTTCGCCCCGCGGGTGAACAAAAATAA
- a CDS encoding SufB/SufD family protein: protein MTKPQERQFVHDITVIGKNATVDFVSGAAVAPELTHATHVSVSETYIGAGATVRSIDVDRWGANMTVHSYDRTKIDENARVTSVSVAVSGLKQSVNNSHTEVAAGAAITDHTILFAPTGTRRDMTNTVSLTGPGAQAEQVARMVSDGGVIVNRSTLEAAVAEVRGFLECDGLMLQDTGQIESIPALDAKVARAQLSHEASVGMIDDDKMDYLMATGLDEDRARDLIVQGFLNLDDQQVPASVRATVDNLVTAARGAEKM from the coding sequence ATGACCAAACCCCAAGAACGACAATTCGTTCACGACATCACCGTGATCGGGAAAAACGCCACCGTCGACTTCGTCTCCGGCGCCGCCGTCGCCCCCGAACTCACCCACGCCACCCACGTATCCGTCTCCGAAACCTACATCGGCGCCGGCGCCACCGTCCGCTCCATCGACGTCGACCGGTGGGGCGCCAACATGACCGTCCACTCCTACGACCGCACCAAAATCGACGAAAACGCCCGCGTCACCTCCGTCAGCGTCGCCGTATCCGGCCTTAAACAAAGCGTCAACAACTCCCACACCGAAGTAGCCGCCGGCGCCGCCATCACCGACCACACCATCCTCTTCGCCCCAACCGGCACCCGCCGCGATATGACCAACACCGTGTCGCTCACCGGCCCCGGCGCTCAAGCTGAACAAGTCGCCCGCATGGTCAGCGACGGGGGAGTGATCGTCAACCGCTCCACCCTGGAAGCCGCCGTCGCCGAAGTACGAGGCTTCCTCGAATGCGACGGCCTCATGCTCCAAGACACCGGGCAAATCGAATCCATCCCCGCACTCGACGCAAAAGTAGCCCGCGCCCAACTCTCCCACGAAGCATCCGTCGGCATGATCGACGACGACAAAATGGACTACCTCATGGCCACCGGCCTCGACGAAGACCGCGCCCGCGACCTCATCGTCCAAGGCTTCCTCAACCTAGACGACCAACAAGTCCCCGCCTCAGTACGCGCCACCGTCGACAACCTCGTGACCGCCGCCCGGGGTGCCGAAAAAATGTAA
- a CDS encoding TetR/AcrR family transcriptional regulator gives MSEKPDTPTDTRARILDAAGRILVRDGSDGFTIAAVAKEAGVSKGGLFYHFESKDQLIAGLIQHYVSGFDQLIAQASDEPGAATRAYLRSAAQPAPRPVLALLAAAISNPAALESLNQRYTTWQRRLDHDGIPPHVATLVRCAIDGLWLAETFDLAAPNPATRSRMLAELEKLID, from the coding sequence GTGAGTGAGAAACCCGACACCCCAACCGATACCCGCGCCCGCATCCTCGATGCCGCCGGCCGTATCCTTGTCCGCGACGGCAGCGATGGCTTCACCATTGCCGCCGTAGCCAAGGAGGCCGGCGTGAGCAAGGGCGGCCTGTTTTACCATTTCGAATCCAAAGACCAGCTCATCGCCGGCCTCATCCAGCACTATGTTTCCGGCTTCGACCAGCTCATCGCCCAGGCCAGCGACGAACCCGGCGCTGCCACCCGCGCCTACCTGCGTTCCGCCGCCCAACCGGCACCCCGGCCGGTGCTCGCCCTCCTGGCGGCGGCAATCAGCAACCCGGCGGCGCTAGAAAGCCTGAACCAGCGCTATACCACGTGGCAGCGCCGGCTCGACCACGATGGCATTCCCCCGCACGTCGCCACCCTTGTCCGCTGCGCCATAGACGGCCTGTGGTTGGCGGAAACCTTCGACCTGGCCGCCCCGAACCCCGCCACCCGTAGCCGCATGCTCGCTGAACTGGAAAAGCTCATCGACTAG
- a CDS encoding 3-isopropylmalate dehydrogenase yields the protein MRLAVIGGDGIGPEVTAEALKVLRACRDDIDTTDYDLGARRYLATGELLTDDDLRSLKEHDAILLGAIGAPGEVPPGVLERGLLLTMRFALDHHVNLRPAKLYPTATSPLANPGDIDFVVVREGTEGLYCGNGGSLRKNTPHEVASEVSQNTRFGVERVVRDAFERAQHRRKHLTLVHKTNVLVHAGGLWQRTVDEVAQEYPDVTVDYNHIDAATIYMVTDPARYDVIVTDNLFGDILTDLAGAVTGGIGLAASGNIDATGVNPSMFEPVHGSAPDIAGQGIADPTAAILSAAMLLRHLRDEENAARIEAAVAADVAARGDEPIRTVAVGDRIAAAVKC from the coding sequence ATGAGACTGGCTGTGATTGGTGGCGACGGTATCGGCCCCGAAGTAACCGCCGAAGCACTGAAAGTACTCCGCGCCTGCCGCGACGACATCGACACCACCGACTACGACCTAGGCGCCCGCCGCTACCTCGCAACCGGCGAACTCCTCACCGACGACGACCTACGTTCCCTCAAAGAACACGACGCCATCCTCCTCGGGGCCATTGGCGCGCCGGGCGAGGTGCCGCCCGGGGTGTTAGAGCGCGGCTTGCTGCTCACCATGCGGTTCGCCCTCGACCATCACGTAAACCTGCGGCCGGCAAAGCTTTACCCCACCGCCACCTCGCCGCTGGCGAACCCCGGTGACATTGATTTCGTGGTGGTTCGGGAAGGCACCGAGGGCCTGTACTGCGGTAACGGCGGTTCCCTGCGGAAGAACACCCCCCATGAGGTGGCGTCCGAGGTCAGCCAGAACACCCGGTTTGGGGTGGAGCGGGTGGTGCGCGACGCCTTCGAACGCGCCCAACACCGCCGCAAGCACCTCACCCTGGTGCACAAGACCAACGTTTTAGTGCATGCCGGCGGCCTGTGGCAGCGCACTGTCGACGAGGTGGCTCAGGAATACCCGGATGTCACCGTGGACTATAACCATATTGATGCCGCCACCATCTATATGGTGACCGACCCGGCGCGGTATGACGTGATCGTGACCGATAACCTGTTTGGCGATATTCTCACGGACCTGGCCGGTGCGGTCACCGGTGGCATCGGGTTGGCCGCCTCCGGGAACATTGATGCCACCGGGGTGAACCCCTCCATGTTTGAGCCGGTTCATGGCTCGGCCCCGGACATTGCCGGGCAGGGGATTGCCGACCCCACGGCCGCGATCCTGTCTGCCGCAATGCTGCTGCGGCATTTGCGGGATGAGGAGAATGCGGCACGGATCGAGGCGGCCGTCGCGGCAGATGTGGCAGCCCGCGGCGACGAGCCGATTCGAACCGTGGCGGTGGGGGACCGGATTGCCGCCGCCGTGAAGTGCTAG
- a CDS encoding ABC transporter ATP-binding protein translates to MPQPPTTPALSLNNINISIAGKEICHDINLTINPGECHILIGPNGSGKSTLLCAIMGIKPFTITSGTILLNGVDITTYGITDRARAGLGLAFQRPIGLEGVSVRRLAHALGATHRLETAAHRLGVDYLIDRDVNTGFSGGELKRWEVAKLELQDPQVCLFDEPESGVDLQQVGVVSTAINHLMSTPTASGKHRAALAITHTGFLLDGVDATAGHLMVDGRIIETANPRDLFERIRRTGYVPTA, encoded by the coding sequence ATGCCACAACCGCCAACAACCCCAGCACTAAGCCTCAACAACATCAACATTTCCATTGCGGGCAAGGAAATCTGTCACGATATTAACCTCACCATCAACCCCGGCGAATGCCACATCCTCATTGGGCCCAATGGATCCGGGAAATCCACCCTACTCTGCGCCATCATGGGCATCAAACCCTTCACCATCACCTCCGGCACCATCCTCCTCAACGGCGTCGACATCACCACCTATGGCATCACCGACCGGGCCCGCGCCGGCTTAGGACTCGCCTTCCAACGACCCATCGGCCTAGAAGGCGTCTCCGTCCGCCGCCTCGCCCACGCCCTCGGCGCCACCCACCGCCTCGAAACCGCCGCCCACCGCCTCGGCGTCGACTACCTCATCGACCGCGACGTCAACACCGGCTTCTCCGGGGGCGAACTCAAACGATGGGAAGTCGCCAAACTCGAACTCCAAGACCCCCAAGTCTGCCTCTTCGACGAACCAGAATCCGGCGTCGACCTGCAACAAGTCGGCGTGGTCTCCACCGCCATCAACCACCTCATGTCCACCCCCACCGCCAGCGGAAAACACCGCGCCGCCCTCGCCATCACCCACACTGGTTTCCTCCTCGACGGCGTCGACGCCACCGCCGGACACCTCATGGTCGACGGCCGCATCATCGAAACCGCCAACCCCCGCGACCTCTTCGAACGCATCCGCCGCACCGGATACGTACCTACCGCATAA
- a CDS encoding nicotinamide mononucleotide transporter family protein: protein MDLLTQLLNATLTIGGASILWREIIGNAFGLASAFGGMRRMVWAWPIGIVGNALLFTVFLGGVFHTPQNLDLYGQAGRQVMFMIVSFYGWWNWSQARKAGLRESHETDPSRSIVSEPAEDVKAVQPHWASTRERVSMVAFAVISTLVCAWIFTQLGSWGPLADAWIFTGSMLATYGMARGWTEFWLVWIGVDIVGVPLLLTAGYYPSAVLYLVYGAFVLWGFFVWLKVQRTEAAAADAPADVEVNAEPQPVRH, encoded by the coding sequence GTGGATCTTCTCACTCAACTACTCAATGCCACACTGACGATTGGCGGGGCGTCGATTCTGTGGCGGGAAATCATTGGTAATGCATTCGGGCTTGCTTCCGCGTTCGGCGGCATGCGGCGCATGGTGTGGGCGTGGCCCATCGGTATTGTTGGCAATGCCCTACTGTTCACGGTGTTTTTGGGCGGGGTTTTCCACACCCCCCAGAATTTGGATCTTTACGGGCAGGCCGGCCGGCAGGTCATGTTTATGATCGTGAGCTTCTACGGTTGGTGGAATTGGTCGCAGGCCCGCAAAGCTGGTCTGCGTGAGTCACACGAAACCGACCCGTCGCGGTCAATTGTGTCCGAGCCCGCCGAGGACGTGAAGGCGGTGCAGCCGCACTGGGCGTCGACCCGGGAGCGGGTGAGCATGGTGGCGTTCGCCGTTATTTCCACACTTGTGTGTGCGTGGATCTTCACGCAGCTGGGTTCGTGGGGTCCGCTTGCCGACGCCTGGATCTTCACCGGTTCCATGCTCGCCACCTACGGTATGGCCCGCGGCTGGACGGAGTTTTGGCTGGTGTGGATTGGTGTGGACATTGTGGGTGTTCCGCTGCTACTCACCGCCGGCTATTACCCGTCGGCCGTGTTGTACCTGGTGTATGGGGCCTTTGTGCTGTGGGGGTTCTTCGTGTGGTTGAAGGTGCAGCGCACCGAGGCCGCGGCAGCCGACGCCCCAGCCGATGTCGAAGTTAACGCGGAGCCGCAACCGGTCCGCCACTAA
- the serA gene encoding phosphoglycerate dehydrogenase: protein MSHNGKLVVLIADKLAQSTIDALGDQVEVRWVDGPNRPELINAVKDADALLVRSATTVDREVLEAAPHLKIVGRAGVGLDNVDIATATERGVMVANAPTSNIHSACEHAISLLLTTARQIPAADATLRQHTWKRSEFTGVEIFGKTIGIVGFGHIGQLFAQRLAAFETTIIAYDPYANRARAAQLGVELVADLSELMSRADFVTIHLPKTPETAGMFDAELLAKAKKGQIIINAARGGLVNEQALADAIRSGHIRGAGFDVFTTEPCTDSLLFDLPEVVVTPHLGASTAEAQDRAGTDVAASVLKALAGEFVADAVNVSGGQVSEEVALWLELARKLGLVVGRMLAKAPVRLEVEARGELSTEDVNVLGLSAVRGLFSGIVDEPVTFVNADTIAADRGVTIAVTTAPESVSHRSVLDVTGIAADGTRVSVVGALTGLERVEKIVRINGRGIDLRASGHNLFFNYSDAPGALGIVGSALGDAGINIVAAALTQESGGEFAVLILRVEREVPDELLESIAESLHAESFQLNLS from the coding sequence GTGAGCCACAACGGCAAACTGGTAGTCCTCATCGCGGACAAACTCGCGCAATCCACCATCGACGCCCTAGGGGACCAGGTAGAAGTACGGTGGGTTGACGGCCCCAACCGGCCCGAACTCATCAACGCCGTCAAAGACGCCGACGCCCTCCTCGTCCGCTCCGCAACCACAGTCGACCGGGAAGTTCTCGAAGCCGCCCCCCACCTGAAAATTGTGGGCCGCGCCGGGGTGGGGTTGGATAATGTGGACATTGCCACCGCCACCGAACGCGGCGTCATGGTCGCCAACGCCCCCACCTCGAACATCCATTCGGCCTGTGAGCATGCGATTTCGCTGCTGCTCACCACCGCCCGTCAAATCCCCGCCGCGGACGCCACCCTGCGGCAACACACCTGGAAGCGGTCCGAATTCACCGGCGTGGAGATTTTCGGGAAAACCATCGGCATCGTGGGGTTCGGCCACATTGGGCAATTATTCGCCCAGCGGCTCGCAGCGTTCGAAACCACAATCATTGCGTACGACCCGTATGCGAATCGGGCCCGGGCCGCCCAACTCGGGGTGGAGCTGGTCGCTGACCTTAGCGAACTCATGTCCCGTGCGGACTTCGTTACGATTCACCTGCCGAAAACCCCGGAAACCGCCGGTATGTTCGACGCCGAACTGTTGGCGAAGGCCAAGAAGGGGCAGATCATTATCAACGCCGCCCGCGGTGGGCTCGTCAACGAGCAAGCCCTGGCCGACGCCATCCGGTCCGGCCACATTCGGGGCGCGGGTTTCGACGTGTTCACCACCGAGCCGTGTACGGACAGCCTCCTGTTTGACCTGCCGGAAGTCGTGGTCACCCCGCACCTGGGGGCCTCCACCGCAGAGGCGCAGGATCGGGCCGGCACCGACGTGGCGGCCAGCGTGCTCAAAGCCTTAGCTGGCGAGTTCGTGGCTGATGCTGTCAACGTGTCCGGCGGGCAGGTCAGCGAGGAAGTCGCCCTGTGGCTAGAGTTGGCCCGGAAGCTGGGGTTGGTGGTGGGGCGCATGCTCGCCAAAGCCCCCGTGCGCCTAGAGGTAGAGGCCCGGGGCGAGCTCTCCACCGAGGACGTGAATGTGCTGGGCCTGTCCGCGGTGCGGGGTCTGTTCTCCGGCATCGTCGACGAGCCCGTGACCTTCGTCAACGCGGACACCATCGCCGCCGACCGGGGCGTGACCATTGCCGTGACGACTGCACCCGAGTCCGTGTCCCACCGGTCCGTTTTGGATGTGACCGGTATCGCCGCCGACGGCACCCGGGTGAGCGTGGTGGGCGCGCTCACCGGCTTGGAGCGGGTGGAGAAAATCGTGCGTATCAACGGCCGCGGCATTGATCTACGCGCCTCCGGGCATAACCTGTTCTTTAACTATTCCGACGCCCCCGGCGCGCTGGGTATCGTCGGATCCGCCCTGGGGGATGCTGGCATTAACATTGTGGCGGCCGCCCTCACCCAGGAATCCGGTGGTGAGTTCGCCGTCCTGATCCTCCGCGTTGAGCGGGAAGTCCCCGACGAACTGCTGGAATCCATCGCCGAGTCCCTCCATGCCGAGTCGTTCCAACTCAACCTGAGCTAG
- the gltX gene encoding glutamate--tRNA ligase: MSEVRVRFCPSPTGTPHVGMVRTALFNWAYARHTGGKLIFRIEDTDAARDSEESYQAIVDSLTWLGMDWDEGVEKGGPHAPYRQSQRMDIYTDVLEKLKQGGFVYPAYSTAEEVEARHKAAGRDPKLGYDNYDRDLTEAQITAFEAEGRKPVWRLRMPDTDWAWTDLVRGDIEFKAGSQPDFVVARSNGAPLYTLVNPVDDAIMGVTHVLRGEDLLPSTPRQLALYEALKAIGVAHHTPQFGHLPFVMGEGNKKLSKRDPQSDLFHHRSAGIIPEGMLNYLALLGWSLSHERDIFSMAELIENFDVTDVLANPARFDQKKLEAINADHIRQLPLDDFTRRLRDYLAEYYDFPADYPEQKFALLAELVQTRIKTLSDAWGLVKFLVTADEDLTLDEKSAKKNLKETAIQPLDAGIAALELVDDWNTAAIESALSTALIEDLGLKPRVAYGALRVGISGQAVSPPLFESMELLGKESTLARLRAARAVTPFVPDTSSGS; this comes from the coding sequence ATGTCCGAAGTACGCGTTCGCTTTTGCCCCTCACCCACCGGAACCCCCCATGTGGGGATGGTGCGCACCGCCCTCTTCAACTGGGCCTACGCCCGCCACACCGGAGGGAAACTCATCTTCCGCATCGAAGACACCGACGCCGCCCGCGACTCCGAAGAATCCTACCAAGCCATCGTCGACTCTCTCACCTGGCTCGGCATGGACTGGGACGAGGGTGTGGAGAAAGGCGGCCCGCACGCCCCCTACCGGCAATCGCAGCGCATGGACATCTACACCGACGTGCTGGAAAAACTCAAACAAGGCGGATTCGTCTACCCCGCATACTCCACCGCCGAGGAAGTCGAGGCCCGGCACAAAGCCGCCGGCCGCGACCCCAAACTCGGCTACGACAATTACGACCGTGACCTCACCGAGGCGCAAATAACCGCATTCGAAGCCGAGGGCCGCAAACCCGTGTGGCGGCTCCGCATGCCCGACACCGACTGGGCCTGGACCGACCTGGTTCGTGGCGACATCGAATTCAAGGCCGGCAGCCAACCCGACTTCGTGGTTGCCCGCTCCAACGGCGCCCCCCTCTACACCCTGGTCAACCCGGTTGACGACGCCATCATGGGCGTCACTCACGTCCTGCGTGGTGAAGACCTGCTGCCCTCCACCCCCCGCCAGCTCGCCCTCTACGAGGCGCTCAAAGCCATCGGCGTCGCCCACCACACCCCCCAATTCGGCCACCTGCCGTTCGTCATGGGGGAGGGGAACAAAAAACTCTCCAAACGCGACCCCCAATCCGACCTGTTCCACCACCGGAGCGCCGGGATCATCCCCGAGGGAATGCTGAACTACCTGGCCCTCCTGGGCTGGTCACTCTCGCACGAACGAGACATTTTCAGCATGGCGGAACTCATCGAAAACTTCGACGTCACCGACGTGCTGGCCAACCCGGCGCGCTTCGACCAGAAAAAACTCGAAGCCATCAACGCCGACCACATCCGCCAACTCCCACTCGACGACTTCACCCGCCGGCTCCGCGACTACCTGGCCGAATACTACGATTTCCCCGCCGACTACCCAGAGCAGAAATTCGCCCTCCTGGCCGAATTGGTGCAAACCCGGATCAAAACCCTGTCGGATGCGTGGGGGCTGGTGAAATTCCTCGTTACCGCGGATGAGGACCTCACGCTCGACGAAAAATCGGCGAAGAAAAACCTGAAGGAAACCGCCATACAGCCGCTCGACGCCGGCATCGCCGCCCTGGAGCTTGTCGACGACTGGAACACTGCCGCCATCGAATCGGCCCTTTCTACCGCCCTCATCGAGGATCTGGGTCTCAAACCCCGGGTCGCCTACGGCGCCCTGCGGGTGGGCATTTCCGGGCAGGCCGTGTCCCCACCACTGTTCGAATCCATGGAACTGTTGGGGAAGGAATCCACCCTGGCCCGGCTGCGGGCCGCCCGGGCTGTCACCCCCTTCGTGCCGGATACTTCCTCCGGCTCATAA
- a CDS encoding class I SAM-dependent methyltransferase, which yields MTNQTHDMYHDHDGLHWSGNPNQALIAEIALIPTPEYSATALDIGAGEGADAMYLATHGYTVTALEPSEIASSRITCALTTEELRRHVTVRTEPFETAHLEEYDLVTAFYTPLRNTEETLTKLLGSIKPGGHLIIVHHDDITHMAQRENANVTDFLTPDRLHQIITSRYLDDYEVLTHGEFTRHVTGGMGAGHTIDRVLHIIRRP from the coding sequence ATGACTAACCAAACCCACGACATGTACCACGACCATGATGGACTCCACTGGAGCGGCAACCCCAACCAGGCCCTCATCGCGGAAATCGCGCTTATCCCCACCCCGGAATACTCCGCCACCGCCCTCGACATTGGTGCGGGCGAAGGCGCTGACGCCATGTATCTTGCCACCCACGGCTATACCGTGACCGCCCTCGAACCCTCCGAAATCGCCAGCAGCCGCATCACGTGTGCCCTCACCACCGAGGAACTGCGACGCCACGTCACCGTCCGCACCGAACCGTTCGAAACCGCGCACCTTGAAGAATACGACCTGGTCACAGCGTTCTACACCCCGCTGCGGAACACCGAAGAAACCCTCACCAAACTCCTCGGCAGCATCAAACCCGGCGGCCACCTCATCATCGTGCACCACGACGACATCACCCACATGGCCCAGCGCGAAAACGCCAACGTTACCGACTTCCTCACACCCGATCGGCTGCACCAGATCATCACCAGCCGTTACCTGGACGACTACGAGGTTCTCACTCACGGCGAATTCACCCGCCACGTCACCGGTGGCATGGGTGCCGGCCATACCATCGACCGGGTCCTCCACATCATCCGACGCCCATAA
- a CDS encoding MerR family transcriptional regulator, giving the protein MQEEETYTIGDVAAQFGLTVRTLRYWDQIGLVVPSYRDWQDFRQYTESDMQRIHDVLTYRAVGLKLQAIRELLDDPSGDNADVVTQLRTQRRLLLQQQDHISGMLNALDTLLEEAMSTHEVPEARRKEIMGEFYRPELEAEAEEKYGHTEEWAQAMEKQKSMSEADWAAMREKTSHVQETLADAMRRGVKPGSAEANELAEMARESLDWFPVTHSKHVILARNYVADPRFKQYYDGFADGLAVWLRDIIEANAQAHGVDLENVRWQ; this is encoded by the coding sequence ATGCAGGAAGAAGAAACCTACACAATAGGTGATGTTGCCGCCCAATTTGGGTTGACAGTGCGCACGTTGCGTTACTGGGATCAGATTGGGTTGGTGGTTCCTAGCTATCGGGATTGGCAGGATTTCCGCCAGTACACGGAGTCCGACATGCAGCGCATCCATGATGTGTTGACATATCGGGCGGTGGGGTTGAAGTTGCAGGCCATCCGGGAGCTCTTGGATGATCCATCGGGCGATAACGCCGATGTGGTTACGCAGTTGCGGACGCAGCGGCGGCTTCTCCTGCAGCAACAAGATCACATTTCGGGCATGCTGAATGCCCTGGATACGCTTTTGGAGGAAGCAATGAGCACTCATGAAGTTCCCGAGGCTCGGCGGAAAGAAATCATGGGCGAGTTTTACCGCCCCGAGTTGGAGGCCGAAGCAGAGGAAAAATACGGCCACACCGAAGAGTGGGCACAAGCCATGGAAAAGCAAAAGTCCATGTCGGAGGCCGATTGGGCAGCAATGCGGGAGAAAACATCCCACGTGCAGGAAACGCTGGCTGACGCAATGCGGCGGGGCGTGAAGCCAGGTTCCGCAGAGGCCAATGAGCTGGCGGAGATGGCCCGGGAGTCGCTGGATTGGTTCCCGGTGACCCACTCCAAGCACGTGATTTTGGCCCGCAACTATGTTGCTGACCCCCGGTTCAAGCAGTACTACGACGGGTTCGCCGACGGCCTGGCAGTGTGGCTGCGTGACATTATTGAGGCCAACGCCCAAGCACACGGCGTGGATTTGGAAAACGTTCGCTGGCAATAA
- a CDS encoding alpha/beta hydrolase family esterase, with protein MLPQSVKKIFSTSGAVALLTASSLGISNAESAETLRQFFERTATPQVTTVADSNAAADASAQPSKPAEPTIEDDHGSNPNPPVASGDTQSITLTTKDGTQRRYIMHVGANYNPDKPNPIPVLFSFHGWDQSVDSFMESSAYQNTRAWNDAIVIYPEALDGAWEAAPYATGRPGKDLAFVEDIIADVDNNYLIDRHRVYASGFSNGGGMAAVVGCHLPDKFAAFASVSGAYYQQVNVGCSERPIPAMIVHNVDDPVVHYKGGPRNGGQLIPVYEVAYQYAHRNHCDLLPPTSSDITNGTRLTFNNCEEPTQHIRVNVGGHTWPRNPDIAFEAWQFLSSQAR; from the coding sequence GTGTTACCTCAATCGGTTAAAAAGATTTTTAGCACCTCAGGTGCCGTGGCGCTCCTCACCGCCAGCAGCTTAGGCATTTCCAACGCGGAATCCGCCGAAACGCTGCGGCAATTCTTCGAGCGCACCGCCACCCCACAGGTCACTACTGTTGCGGACAGTAACGCTGCGGCGGACGCCTCGGCGCAGCCGTCGAAACCGGCGGAACCCACCATTGAGGACGATCACGGATCGAATCCCAACCCCCCGGTAGCGTCCGGTGATACCCAAAGCATCACGCTCACCACCAAGGATGGGACCCAGCGCCGCTACATCATGCATGTGGGCGCCAACTATAACCCCGACAAACCCAACCCCATTCCGGTGCTCTTTAGCTTCCACGGGTGGGACCAGTCGGTGGACTCCTTTATGGAATCCTCCGCCTACCAAAACACCCGCGCCTGGAATGACGCTATTGTCATCTACCCGGAAGCGCTCGACGGGGCCTGGGAGGCGGCACCATACGCCACAGGTAGGCCAGGCAAGGACCTCGCCTTCGTGGAAGACATCATCGCCGATGTTGACAACAACTACCTCATCGACCGGCACCGCGTCTACGCCAGCGGGTTCTCCAACGGCGGTGGCATGGCGGCCGTTGTTGGCTGCCACCTGCCGGACAAGTTTGCCGCCTTCGCCTCCGTGTCAGGCGCCTACTACCAGCAGGTCAATGTGGGCTGCTCCGAGCGGCCCATCCCCGCCATGATCGTGCACAATGTCGACGACCCCGTGGTCCACTACAAGGGCGGGCCCCGAAACGGTGGCCAACTCATCCCCGTCTACGAGGTCGCCTACCAGTACGCACACCGCAACCATTGCGACCTGCTGCCCCCCACCAGCAGCGACATCACCAACGGCACCCGCCTGACCTTCAATAACTGTGAGGAACCCACCCAGCACATTAGGGTCAATGTTGGCGGCCACACCTGGCCCCGCAACCCCGACATTGCATTCGAAGCCTGGCAGTTCCTCTCCAGCCAAGCCCGCTAG
- a CDS encoding fumarylacetoacetate hydrolase family protein, with amino-acid sequence MRFGRIATPDGMFFCTIDGVGDDEKYRVIRDTPFTTPNYTGQEYTKDQVRLLAPVLPSKIVAIGRNYADHVAEVFQKSAEHLPPTLFIKPPTAVVGPGAAIKIPDFATKVEFEGELALVIGKPCKKVKADDWKSVVLGFTIINDVSSRDLQFADGQWARAKGIDTFAPLGPWIETDINSIDVDNLPIKAHLTHDGVTETKQDSNSSQMIMNLGEIIEMITESMTLLPGDVICTGSPAGTAAMFPGDFIEIEIPGIGKLGNPVKRA; translated from the coding sequence ATGCGTTTTGGACGAATTGCTACACCTGATGGCATGTTTTTCTGCACCATAGATGGTGTGGGTGACGACGAAAAATACCGGGTCATTAGAGATACCCCCTTTACTACCCCCAATTACACCGGCCAGGAGTACACCAAGGACCAGGTGCGACTCTTGGCCCCGGTGTTGCCCAGCAAGATTGTGGCCATCGGTCGTAACTATGCCGACCACGTGGCTGAGGTCTTTCAAAAGTCCGCGGAGCACTTGCCGCCCACCCTGTTTATCAAGCCTCCCACGGCGGTAGTGGGTCCGGGCGCCGCCATTAAGATTCCCGACTTTGCCACCAAGGTGGAATTCGAAGGGGAACTCGCGTTGGTGATCGGGAAGCCATGTAAGAAGGTCAAGGCTGATGACTGGAAGTCCGTGGTGTTAGGTTTTACCATTATCAACGACGTGTCGTCCCGCGACCTGCAATTTGCCGACGGGCAGTGGGCTCGGGCGAAGGGTATTGACACCTTCGCCCCGCTTGGCCCGTGGATCGAAACCGATATTAACTCCATCGACGTGGACAACCTGCCGATCAAGGCCCACCTCACCCACGATGGTGTGACCGAAACCAAGCAGGATTCCAATTCCAGCCAGATGATTATGAACCTGGGGGAGATCATCGAAATGATCACCGAATCCATGACCCTTTTGCCGGGCGATGTTATCTGCACCGGGTCGCCGGCGGGAACCGCCGCCATGTTCCCGGGAGATTTCATCGAGATCGAAATCCCCGGCATCGGTAAGCTGGGCAATCCCGTCAAACGCGCCTAA